From Mycobacteriales bacterium:
AGAGGTCCAGCAGCTTGCGGCTCATCCCCACCAGCCCGGCGGTGGCACCGAGCCGGCTCAGGTCGGTCATCCGCCGCAGCAGCGGCTCGACCGCGGGACCCGGCGCGAGGCTGTCCGCGGCCGTGACGAGCACGTCGTCGAACACCACCTGCGCCAGCGGCTCGCCGCCGGTGCTGAGCAGCCGGGTCGCCCGCAGGCCGGGCGCGTCCGCCGGGACCAGGTGCAGGCTCAGCGCCGGGGCCGCGCCGTCGGACCCGTTCTCGGACCGGGCCAGCACGGCCAGCGCGTCGGCGCCCGAGCCGTACTGGACGAAGCGCTTCTCGCCCCGCAACAGCCAGCCGCCCTCGGCCGGGACGGCCCGCATCCGTACCTGCGCCGGCTCGGCGTCGCCGGCGTCGAAGAGGGCGTCGGCGACGAGCAGCCGGCCTGCGACGACGTCCGGCAACCGGGGCGGGCCGGCGCCGACGTCGTCCAGCGCACCGGCCAGCAGGGTGCCGAGCACCGCGGTCGACGCCCACGGCCCGGGCAGCAGCGCCCGGCCGGCCTCGGCGGCGAGCACCGACCACTCGACCGGACCCTTGCCCGCGCCGCCCGCCGCGGAGGCGGCCAGGACGCCGAGCCAGCCGCGCTCGCCCAGGTCGGCGTACTGCGGCCGGGAGAAGCCGGTGTCGTCGGTCTCCATCGCCCGCACGTGTGCGGGCGGGCACACCTCCTCCAGGTAGGCCCGCGCGTAGTCGCGCAGCAGGGTCTGTTCCGGGTCGAGGTCGAAGTTCACCATGTCCTCCGTCTCCGGGTCGGGCGGCTGGTCGGAGGGCTAGGCCCGGGTCCGTGGCAGGCCGAGGCCGCGGTACGCGATGACGTCCCGCTGTACCTCGGACGTCCCTTGGCCGTGCTTGTTGACGCTGTAGAGGTACTGGTGGAGCAGCCGGCCGCTGAGCGGGGCGAGCGGCGAGCCCTCCTCCAGCACGGCGTACTGGCCGAGCACGTCGATGACGAGCTTCGCCGCGTGCTGCCGGTAGTCCTTGCCGATCACGTTGGACAGTGACGGCTCGAAGGTCGGCAGCGCGCCGCTGGCCTGCATCGCGACGACCCGCCAGCACAGCAGCCGCCAGCTCTCGAACTCGACCGCGCACTGGGCGATCCGGCTGCGGACCAGCTCGGAGTCCAGCGGACCGGAGCCGTCCTTGCCGAGCTGCCGGCAGAGGTCGAGGAACTCCTCGAACAGCCGTCGCGCCCGGCCGATGTCGGAGAGGTTCACCCGCTCGAACGAGAGCGTCGCCGTCGCCAGCGTCCAGCCCTCCCCTTCGGCGCCGACGATGCTGTCGGCCGGGACCCGGACGTCGTCGAAGAACACCTCGTTCTGCGGGTACGTGTGGGTGAAGTTGTGCAGCGGCCGGACCGTGATCCCGGGCGTCGACATCGGGATCAGGAACATGCTCAGCCCCTGGTGCTTGCGCGGGGCGTTCGGATCGGTACGGGCCAGCAGGTAGATGTAGTCGGCCCAGGCGGCCCGGCTGGTGAAGACCTTCTGGCCGTTGATGACGTACTCGTCGCCGTCGCGCAGCGCGCTCGTACGGACCGAGGCGAGGTCGGAGCCGGCGTTGGGCTCGCTGAATCCCTGACACCAGACGACCTCGCCGCGGGCGATCGGCAGCAGGTAGCGCTGCTTCTGCTCCTCGGTGCCGAAGCGCATGATCGCGGGTCCGGCGATCGTCCGACCTGTCGTGTCGGCCGGCGGCACCCCGTAGTAGCCGAGTTCCTCGGCCAGGATGGCCTGCTCGACGGCGCTGGCACCGCCGCCGCCGTACTCGACCGGCCAGCCGAAGACCAGCCAGCCCTTCTCCGACAGCTGTTCCATGAACCGGCGGGCCGCGGCGAAGTACTCCTCGTCGTCCCGGCCCTCGTCGGAGCCGAGCCCGAACTCGGCCGGCAGCGACGCCCGGAGGAAGGCGGACACGCGGCCCCGGAAGGCTTCCTGCTCGGCGGTGAAACCCAGATCCATACCGGTGACGACCCTCTCGTGAGCGCACGAAAAGAAACCCGTGGGAATGGGAACTGCTGGGAGGGAACTGGTGCGGTGTCGGTTTAGGTGGGCTTGAACGCGTACATGCGGCGGTCCTCGTCGACCGGCTCGAACACGACCGTGACCCGCTGGTCGAAGTGGACGGTCGCCGGGTCGCAGCCGACGATGTTGGCCAGCATCCGCAGCCGTGAGTCATCCTCGAGCTCGACGACCGCGATGACGTAGGGCAGATGTTCCCTGAACCAGGGGTCACCGGCGTTGTACTGCACCGACCAGGTCCGGACCCGTCCGGCGCCGGAGACCGGATCCCAGCTGTGCTCGGGACTGCCGCAGTGCGGGCAGCGGGCCTGCGGGTAGAAGCGCAGCCGCCGGCAGGCCGCGCACCGCTGGAACGCCAGCACGCCCTGGTCCACGAGGTCCCAGAACGGCGCGGTGTCGGCGTCGACCGGCCTCATCGGCCGGATCGGGATCTCCGTCCGCGCCGCGCCGGTCATGTTCGCTCCAGGATCATTGCGCCGCCCATGTGGCCGCCCTGCCCGGTGACGAGGGCGAGATGCGCCCCCTCGACCTGGCGGTCCCCGGCCGTGCCCTGCAACTGGCTGACCGCCTCACAGACATGCCCCAGCCCTTGCAGGTAGGCCTCGGACAGCAGCCCGCCATGGGTGTTCGTCGGGATCTCGGCCCCCAGCCGCAGCGAGCCGGCCGCCGCGAAGGGGCCGCCCTCGCCGCGTTTGCAGAAGCCGTAGTCCTCGACCTGGGCCATCAGCGAGAACGTGAAGCAGTCGTAGATTTCGGCCACGTCGATGTCGGCCGGGGTGATGCCGGCTCGCTCGTACAGCTCCGGGGCGAGGTAGTAGCTGTAGAGGCGGGACTCGTCCTCCCAGCCGCTGCCGCCGACCGGGAAGGAGCCGGCGCCGACGGCGCTCGCCCGGATGGAGACCAGCGGCTTGCCGACACCGCGGGCGACGTCCACTGTGGACATCACCACCGCGCAGGCCCCGTCCGTCTCGATGGCGCAGTCGAAGAGGTGGAACGGCGACGCGATCATCCGCGAGGCCTGGTGTTCGGCGACGGTCAGCGACTTGCGCATCACGGCCCGCTCGTTGCGGGCGGCGTGCTCGCGCATTGTGACGGCGACCGCGGCCAGCTGCTCGGAGGTCGTCCCGAACCGCTGCATGTGCGCCTGTGCCTGCAGCGCGAACCCGATGACCGGCGCGCGCGCCCCGACCGGGTCGATGAACTGGCCGCCGGCGCCCTGGACGTCGATGGGCTGGGCCTGCTCGCCGCCGAAGCGGTGCGATCCGGTCCGGCCGTTCATGGCCCGGTAGACGAGCACGTTCTTCGCCGTGCCGGACTCGATCGCCTGGGCTCCGACCATGACGACGGTGTTGGAGGCGTAGCCGCCGCCGTCGTACTCGAGGAAGAACCGCACGGTCGGAAGCCCGAGGGCGGAGGCCATCAGCAGCGGCCCCGGGCCGTCCCGGCGGCCGAAACAGAGCACCGCGTCGATCTCGTGCATCTGCAGGCCGGCATCGGCGACGGCCGCGTACGCGGCATCCATCGCGAGCGTCAGCGGAGTGACGCCCGAGGCACGGCTCTGGGCGGACCAGCCCGCGCCGAGGAGGACCGGGCTCTGTCGGGTCATGGACATTGGCCTCCTTCCATTGCGGTATTGATACTGTATATATTTCGAGTGGTCAACCCCATTCGTAACACGGTCGTGAAGCGCTCGTCATGGTTGGAGACCCCGTGTGACCAGCTCTTTCTCCGGTACGGCCGAGGCTGAGGCCTACCTCCGTGAGTCCCGCCGCTGGGGCCGCTGGGGGCCCTCCGACGAGCGCGGCGCGGCCAACCTGATCACCCCGGCGAAGCGGGCCGCGGCCGCCGCGCTGGTCCGCTCCGGCCGGGCCGTCTCGCTGGCCCGCCCGTTCGACCCGGCCGGCGGCCGGGACACCCTTGCGGTGAGCACGTTCGAGCGCGGGGGTGGCGGCGGTTGCGTCGACGAGCTCGCGCTGCACTGCCACGGCCCGGGCGCGACCCACCTCGATGCGCTCTGCCACGTCTGGGGTGCCGACGGGATGTGGAACGGTCGCGACCCCGCGGCCGAGATAGACGCCACCGGCGTCCGCCACGGCACGCTCGGCGCGTGGCGGGACGGCCTGCTGACCCGCGGCGTGCTGCTCGACCTGCCCCGCCTGCGCGGCGAGCCGTACGTCACCCAGGACCGGCCCGTGCACGGGGCCGAGCTGACCGCCGCGGCCGCTGCCCAGGGCGTCCGGGTCGAGCCCGGGGACGCCCT
This genomic window contains:
- a CDS encoding acyl-CoA dehydrogenase family protein codes for the protein MVNFDLDPEQTLLRDYARAYLEEVCPPAHVRAMETDDTGFSRPQYADLGERGWLGVLAASAAGGAGKGPVEWSVLAAEAGRALLPGPWASTAVLGTLLAGALDDVGAGPPRLPDVVAGRLLVADALFDAGDAEPAQVRMRAVPAEGGWLLRGEKRFVQYGSGADALAVLARSENGSDGAAPALSLHLVPADAPGLRATRLLSTGGEPLAQVVFDDVLVTAADSLAPGPAVEPLLRRMTDLSRLGATAGLVGMSRKLLDLCLGHAHARRQFGRSIGGFQVIQHQLVDLYAEVERAQVLLDQAAWLMAAGAAYDRELAIARCAASDTSYLAGHTGGHIYGGYGFMNINDVQLYYRKSLVLGQRYGTADGCRAEIAELGYLPPFELPDNDLRTVPELALFGSA
- a CDS encoding acyl-CoA dehydrogenase family protein yields the protein MDLGFTAEQEAFRGRVSAFLRASLPAEFGLGSDEGRDDEEYFAAARRFMEQLSEKGWLVFGWPVEYGGGGASAVEQAILAEELGYYGVPPADTTGRTIAGPAIMRFGTEEQKQRYLLPIARGEVVWCQGFSEPNAGSDLASVRTSALRDGDEYVINGQKVFTSRAAWADYIYLLARTDPNAPRKHQGLSMFLIPMSTPGITVRPLHNFTHTYPQNEVFFDDVRVPADSIVGAEGEGWTLATATLSFERVNLSDIGRARRLFEEFLDLCRQLGKDGSGPLDSELVRSRIAQCAVEFESWRLLCWRVVAMQASGALPTFEPSLSNVIGKDYRQHAAKLVIDVLGQYAVLEEGSPLAPLSGRLLHQYLYSVNKHGQGTSEVQRDVIAYRGLGLPRTRA
- a CDS encoding Zn-ribbon domain-containing OB-fold protein — encoded protein: MTGAARTEIPIRPMRPVDADTAPFWDLVDQGVLAFQRCAACRRLRFYPQARCPHCGSPEHSWDPVSGAGRVRTWSVQYNAGDPWFREHLPYVIAVVELEDDSRLRMLANIVGCDPATVHFDQRVTVVFEPVDEDRRMYAFKPT
- a CDS encoding cyclase family protein is translated as MTSSFSGTAEAEAYLRESRRWGRWGPSDERGAANLITPAKRAAAAALVRSGRAVSLARPFDPAGGRDTLAVSTFERGGGGGCVDELALHCHGPGATHLDALCHVWGADGMWNGRDPAAEIDATGVRHGTLGAWRDGLLTRGVLLDLPRLRGEPYVTQDRPVHGAELTAAAAAQGVRVEPGDALLIHSGREEYERQVGVWSADPSVRPGLESSCLRYFHDTDCAALLWDMGDVRPNEHGLPFPVHAAVFAYGMAVVDAALLEPLARACQEEGRWDFLLTMNPLDIVGATGCLVNPVAVF